Proteins encoded in a region of the Quercus lobata isolate SW786 chromosome 8, ValleyOak3.0 Primary Assembly, whole genome shotgun sequence genome:
- the LOC115956218 gene encoding receptor-like kinase TMK4, producing MGVMGMIGPQVHITPLFYVISISILMLLKSAYILLLTLLILIVNALDAMQLDEFLSLSAAAGTVTTKADVYAFGVVLMQLISGRKAVDDTLPDENPHLVTWFCRILNKKETIANAIDQTINTDEETIESIYKVAELAGHCTTPKPYQRPDMGYVVNILSSLVGQWKPACPNTSNGVKDIYSFDQSMSLPQDPQRWQTM from the exons ATGGGTGTTATGGGAATGATTGGGCCGCAAGTCCATATCACTCCGCTCTTTTATGTCATTTCCATATCAATCCTCATGCTTCTTAAATCTGCCTATATTCTTTTACTCACACTTTTGATCCTCATCGTTAATGCATTAGACGCAATGCAA CTTGATGAGTTCCTTTCCTTGTCAGCAGCTGCAGGAACAGTGACCACCAAAGCGGATGTATATGCATTTGGAGTGGTTTTGATGCAGCTAATTTCTGGAAGAAAAGCTGTAGATGACACTCTGCCAGATGAGAACCCTCATTTGGTCACATGGTTTTGTAGGATTCTAAACAAGAAGGAGACAATTGCCAATGCCATTGACCAAACTATTAACACCGATGAGGAGACCATAGAGAGCATATACAAAGTTGCTGAGCTGGCAGGACATTGCACTACTCCCAAGCCATACCAAAGACCAGATATGGGGTATGTAGTCAACATCTTAAGCTCTCTTGTAGGGCAGTGGAAACCTGCTTGTCCTAACACTTCAAATGGAGTTAAGGACATCTATAGCTTTGACCAAAGCATGAGCCTTCCTCAAGATCCACAAAGATGGCAAACGATGTAG
- the LOC115955284 gene encoding receptor-like protein kinase 7: MSRPPIYPFILLFCFFLLPSGIQSNDLQILMKLKSALQTSNTNVFSSWESRNSICNFTGISCNSDDSITEIELSYQNLTGVLPLDSICQLQSLEKLSFGFNYLHGPIMDDLKNCVKLQYLDLSNNLFTGWSVPEISSLSQLRYLHLKLCGFSGAFPWKSVQNMTGLVSLSLGDNPFNPSPFSNEVLLLTNLTWLYLSNCSIQGTIPAEIGNLKELTNLDLAYNNMTGKIPVEIGNLVNLWQLELYNNSFTGKLPIGLRNLTKLEMFDFSNNYLEGDLSELRFLTNLVSLQLYQNELSGQVPAEFGNFTKLVNLSMYRNSFTGPLPHNLLSWAKTGFIDVSENFFTGPVPPDMCKQGTLWLLAMLQNNLTGEIPASYANCSTLRFFVVNQNLLSGNIPIGIWGLPNVVHIDISFNDIDGPITSDIKNAKSLVYLVAGHNRLSGELPTAISEVTSLKSIQLNDNRLTGEIPYMICNVSFLEILDIANNILKGKIPQCLGNFSYYLRVMNLGMNNFEGTIPDTFAKGNQLRTIVFNDNNLRGLLPKSFIYCSNLEVLDLGNNMINDLFPYWFEALTNLQVLVLKSNKFHGPIGNHNTRGVFFFKLRILDLSHNEFTGLLPRNYFENFNAMMINDEGRHEPHYMGESSQYQDTMVVVVTYQDSVVVTMKGLEIKLQRILTIFTTIDLSSNKFQGVIPEVLGRLTILRLLNLSHNSLTGHIPSSLAKLSALESLDLSSNSLTGEIPLQLTDLTFLAMLNLSQNQLIGPIPRGKQFATFENNSYDRNLGLCGFPLSSKCGTNELTQPAPPSAFQEDNDSLFASGFGWKAVLIGYGCGLLFGLAMGYVVFKIRKPKWLVRFIEGKQKDKKRRPNNQRPGQRRN; this comes from the coding sequence ATGTCGCGTCCGCCTATCTACCCTTTCATCCTCCTTTTTTGCTTCTTCCTCCTTCCCTCTGGAATCCAATCCAATGACCTTCAAATTCTCATGAAACTAAAATCCGCCCTTCAAACATCAAACACCAATGTCTTCAGTTCTTGGGAATCCAGAAATTCCATATGCAACTTCACTGGAATCTCCTGCAACTCCGACGATTCCATTACAGAAATCGAACTTTCATACCAAAATTTAACCGGGGTTCTTCCTCTTGATTCCATATGCCAGCTCCAATCACtagaaaagctctcattcggGTTCAACTACTTACACGGTCCAATTATGGACGACTTGAAAAATTGTGTCAAATTGCAATACTTGGATTTGAGCAACAATTTGTTCACAGGATGGTCGGTTCCAGAAATATCCTCTCTAAGCCAATTACGGTATCTACATCTGAAATTATGCGGATTTTCCGGGGCTTTCCCGTGGAAATCAGTCCAAAACATGACCGGTCTTGTTTCACTGAGCCTCGGAGACAATCCTTTTAATCCTTCTCCATTTTCAAACGAGGTGTTGCTGCTTACTAACTTGACTTGGCTTTACCTATCAAACTGCAGCATCCAAGGTACAATTCCTGCAGAGATTGGAAACCTTAAAGAGCTAACCAACTTGGATCTTGCCTACAATAACATGACGGGGAAAATCCCAGTTGAGATTGGGAACCTAGTCAACCTATGGCAGCTTGAGCTCTACAACAATTCATTCACAGGAAAACTTCCTATCGGTCTAAGAAACCTCACAAAGCTTGAAATGTTTGATTTTTCGAATAACTATCTTGAAGGCGATCTATCCGAGTTGAGGTTCTTGACTAACCTGGTTTCTCTGCAACTATATCAAAACGAGCTATCTGGCCAGGTACCAGCCGAGTTCGGCAACTTCACAAAGCTTGTGAACCTTTCCATGTATAGAAACAGCTTCACTGGTCCGCTGCCTCATAACCTTCTCTCCTGGGCTAAAACTGGTTTCATCGACGTCTCTGAGAATTTCTTTACCGGTCCAGTTCCACCAGATATGTGCAAGCAAGGTACTTTGTGGTTGCTTGCAATGTTGCAAAACAATCTTACCGGTGAAATTCCAGCAAGCTATGCCAATTGTTCCACTTTACGTTTTTTTGTAGTTAATCAGAACTTGCTCTCAGGTAACATTCCTATTGGAATCTGGGGATTACCGAACGTAGTCCACATTGATATCTCATTCAATGATATCGATGGCCCAATTACATCCGATATCAAAAACGCCAAGTCTCTTGTATACTTAGTTGCAGGACACAATCGCTTATCTGGGGAATTACCCACAGCGATTTCGGAAGTCACATCTCTAAAGTCAATTCAACTGAATGACAATAGACTGACTGGGGAGATCCCATATATGATTTGCAATGTAagttttcttgaaattttggatatcgCTAATAACATTTTGAAAGGCAAGATTCCACAATGTTTAGGTAACTTTAGTTATTATCTTAGGGTGATGAATTTGGGAATGAATAATTTCGAGGGCACCATACCTGATACATTTGCAAAGGGTAATCAGTTGAGAACTATTGTCTTCAATGACAATAATTTAAGAGGGCTATTACCAAAATCTTTTATCTACTGTTCAAATCTGGAAGTTCTTGACCTCGGAAACAACATGATTAatgatttatttccttattgGTTTGAAGCTCTTACCAATCTGCAGGTTCTTGTCTTGAAATCCAACAAATTCCATGGACCCATAGGAAATCATAACACTAGGGgggtgtttttctttaagctaaGAATTCTTGACTTGTCTCACAATGAATTTACAGGTCTTTTaccaagaaattattttgaaaatttcaatgcCATGATGATTAATGATGAAGGCAGACATGAACCGCATTATATGGGTGAAAGTAGTCAATATCAAGATacgatggtggtggtggtgacaTATCAAGATTCGGTGGTGGTGACAATGAAAGGGTTGGAAATTAAACTACAAAGAATCCTGACCATCTTCACAACAATTGATTTATCAAGCAACAAATTCCAAGGAGTGATTCCAGAAGTACTTGGAAGGCTTACAATCCTTCGACTGCTCAACCTTTCCCATAATAGCCTAACTGGCCATATCCCATCATCGTTGGCAAAATTGTCAGCACTTGAATCCTTAGACCTTTCTTCAAATAGCCTCACTGGAGAAATTCCTTTGCAACTAACAGATCTAACATTTTTGGCCATGTTAAATCTTTCACAAAACCAGCTTATTGGACCCATACCTCGAGGCAAACAATTTGCTACATTTGAAAACAACTCCTATGATAGAAACCTAGGATTGTGTGGATTTCCATTGTCAAGTAAATGTGGCACTAATGAGCTGACACAACCAGCACCACCATCAGCATTCCAAGAAGACAATGATTCATTGTTTGCAAGTGGATTTGGTTGGAAGGCTGTGTTAATCGGCTATGGATGTGGCTTGTTGTTTGGATTAGCTATGGGATATGTTGtgtttaaaataagaaaacctaAATGGCTAGTAAGGTTCattgaaggaaaacaaaaggacaAGAAGAGAAGGCCTAATAATCAAAGACCTggacaaagaagaaattaa